One region of Brachybacterium saurashtrense genomic DNA includes:
- a CDS encoding GNAT family N-acetyltransferase translates to MDSAPPGSGRPFRIRPAVPGDADGCARVHHTSWVETYSALLPASHWETDTLARREQRWRRSLENGAEVTVAEAGGEIIGFAMAGAARRIGESAPVRERELFSLYLLAAHHGGGAGQALLEAVLPAPAPAQLWVAEQNPRARRFYGRNGFLPDGARFRDETLGLAEVRLVR, encoded by the coding sequence ATGGACAGCGCACCTCCTGGGAGCGGACGCCCGTTCCGGATCCGGCCCGCCGTGCCGGGCGATGCGGACGGCTGCGCGCGGGTGCATCACACGTCCTGGGTGGAGACGTACTCCGCGCTGCTGCCGGCCTCGCACTGGGAGACGGACACCCTCGCGCGGCGCGAGCAGCGCTGGCGGCGCTCCCTGGAGAACGGCGCCGAGGTGACGGTCGCCGAGGCGGGCGGCGAGATCATCGGATTCGCCATGGCCGGCGCCGCGCGCCGGATCGGCGAGAGTGCTCCGGTGCGCGAGCGGGAGCTGTTCTCCCTCTACCTGCTGGCCGCGCACCATGGCGGCGGCGCCGGTCAGGCCCTGCTCGAGGCGGTCCTGCCCGCACCCGCCCCGGCCCAGCTGTGGGTCGCCGAGCAGAATCCGCGGGCCAGGCGGTTCTACGGGCGCAACGGCTTCCTCCCCGACGGGGCGCGCTTCCGCGACGAGACGCTCGGCCTGGCCGAGGTGCGGCTGGTCCGCTGA
- a CDS encoding HNH endonuclease signature motif containing protein yields the protein MGEFEEGTPEREEPGDAETARPEASARSAATPDHPMLPARLRAVHEASFEESRRLAVRFRALAPSHRAVHEESVDEDEAEAELLAAALALRCTRTVAARIVHDAHRAVAELPRTLERLESGEFPAAWFERILRRTRHLAASQMEHVDAAAAHWPTTLTTEQFQLRLRRLLTRLDAQQEVPAHLTPEGRRRVEMLPTREDGIGCLRVIGPVPEILDLSRRLDAAARAVQAAQRRAVETGEPIPLDPRGTVAETGRISSLALLQYDLLGGAALDTDGVQVPRPRFRFNVTVPVLTLLGGAEEPGMLEGTIPLPAAMARELAGRSETWHRVLTDPCTGAFLPLPATRYTPTRAMLEHLRLRNATCAVPGCTRPTSWASEADHIEEYCHEDPERGGLTEIENLHLLCWQHHRAKTAGLLDPTRLPCTPGLPGRTAWSTDDRVQVLVRDNEDLASPSTTRELLDSWERYGARRDARRRALERRRNPPPAPPPPF from the coding sequence ATGGGCGAGTTCGAGGAGGGCACGCCGGAGCGCGAGGAGCCGGGGGACGCCGAGACCGCTCGCCCCGAGGCCTCCGCCCGCTCCGCCGCGACCCCCGACCACCCGATGCTGCCAGCGCGTCTGCGCGCGGTGCATGAGGCGTCGTTCGAGGAGAGCCGCCGACTGGCCGTACGCTTCCGCGCCCTCGCCCCCTCCCACCGCGCCGTGCACGAGGAAAGCGTCGACGAGGACGAGGCCGAGGCCGAGCTGCTCGCGGCGGCCCTCGCCCTGCGCTGCACCCGCACCGTCGCCGCCCGCATCGTGCACGACGCGCACCGGGCCGTCGCCGAGCTCCCGCGCACCCTCGAACGCCTCGAGAGCGGCGAGTTCCCCGCGGCCTGGTTCGAGAGGATCCTGCGCCGCACCCGGCACCTGGCCGCGAGCCAGATGGAGCACGTGGACGCCGCGGCCGCGCACTGGCCCACCACCCTCACCACCGAGCAGTTCCAGCTGCGCCTGCGCCGCCTCCTCACCCGCCTGGACGCCCAGCAGGAGGTGCCCGCACACCTCACCCCGGAGGGACGGCGGCGCGTGGAGATGCTGCCCACCCGGGAGGACGGGATCGGCTGCCTGCGGGTGATCGGTCCGGTGCCGGAGATCCTCGACCTCTCCCGCCGGCTCGACGCCGCCGCCCGCGCCGTCCAGGCCGCCCAGCGCCGTGCCGTCGAGACGGGGGAGCCGATCCCCCTGGACCCCCGAGGCACGGTCGCCGAGACGGGGAGGATCTCCTCCCTCGCCCTGCTCCAGTACGACCTGCTGGGCGGCGCCGCCCTCGACACCGACGGAGTGCAGGTGCCCCGGCCCCGCTTCCGGTTCAACGTCACCGTGCCCGTGCTGACCCTGCTGGGCGGGGCCGAGGAGCCCGGCATGCTCGAGGGCACCATCCCGCTGCCCGCCGCGATGGCCCGCGAGCTGGCCGGCCGCAGCGAGACCTGGCACCGGGTGCTCACCGATCCCTGCACCGGCGCCTTCCTGCCGCTGCCGGCCACGCGCTACACGCCGACCCGCGCCATGCTCGAGCACCTGCGCCTGCGCAACGCCACCTGCGCCGTGCCCGGCTGCACTCGCCCCACCTCCTGGGCCTCCGAGGCCGATCACATCGAGGAGTACTGCCACGAGGACCCGGAGCGCGGAGGCCTCACCGAGATCGAGAACCTGCACCTGCTGTGCTGGCAGCACCACCGGGCGAAGACGGCCGGGCTGCTGGACCCCACCCGCCTGCCGTGCACCCCCGGGCTGCCGGGACGGACCGCCTGGTCCACCGACGACCGGGTGCAGGTGCTCGTGCGCGACAACGAGGATCTCGCGAGCCCCTCCACGACGAGGGAGCTCCTGGACTCCTGGGAGCGCTACGGGGCACGCCGCGACGCCCGACGGCGGGCGCTCGAACGACGGAGGAACCCGCCGCCCGCACCGCCACCACCCTTCTGA
- a CDS encoding YhgE/Pip domain-containing protein codes for MSRLAHPRTLIVVLVLPLLVVGLGMWALSGRVDRLDSVPAAVVNLDEGAEVTAADGSTQTVPFGRLLAGALTQPGTVEGQDAPATTGFDWRLTSQEDAEQGLTDGTYAAVVVIPADFSEDLATLGTPEATSAILEVTTDDASGQINALVATAVAEASSSTMGGDLAAQYLDGLYLGFNDLHSGFSDAADGARELADGTSALDDGAQELAGGTRELADGSAEAADGAREFSGGVWSLADGTWQAADGTRELADGLDDLADGTDELAGGVSGLQQGMRGTADQPGLVDGAQQLADGVEGDGTAANPGLAAGADQLADGLEQVADGVERTGGAVSGDGTAENPGLLPTARSVAQGTEELGQGAQEAADGLNGTAQQPGLVQAADGVVGYAEGVDQTAAGLDAIVDGDGTAENPGMSALSGSLEESACALAERYPEDPQAQAACQQATGMSGYVGGVDEAAGGLHTVVDGDGTDENPGLMATAQGVGDGARTAADGVQQLADGVNGTEDSPGLVQGTQGVVTYAEGLDTAFDGDGSAENPGLVAATGQLAEGARSSADGAAQLTDGVTGLRDGLVQYADGVDQLADGADQLAEGTRAAADGADELADGTGALASGADELGTGADRLADGSRQLADGTSELADGTEELADGTGELADGGDELADGLREGADEIPTYSESERTRMGEMAASPVGTEVQRQNEADGADTATFPFVTALALWLGAFASFLLLPALRRALLDRALPMWRVVLRSLAPALLIAVVQAVAALALLTGIGIAPVSPLAVGLVALAGAVMFAALHQALLTVLGARIGRIASIVLMVLQVVTLVGIVPVETAPALLQDVGALMPLSIVTQGLVHAALGGTLVSTSSTLLSILAWAAISLLLTLVASRGARRADRSEHVGARALPATA; via the coding sequence ATGAGCCGCCTGGCCCATCCCCGCACGCTGATCGTCGTCCTGGTGCTGCCGCTGCTGGTGGTGGGACTGGGCATGTGGGCGCTGAGCGGTCGCGTGGACCGCCTGGACAGCGTCCCGGCGGCCGTGGTGAACCTCGACGAGGGCGCCGAGGTGACCGCCGCGGACGGCTCCACCCAGACCGTCCCCTTCGGCCGGCTGCTCGCCGGCGCGCTCACCCAGCCCGGCACGGTAGAGGGCCAGGACGCCCCCGCGACCACCGGCTTCGACTGGAGGCTCACCAGCCAGGAGGACGCCGAGCAGGGACTCACGGACGGCACCTACGCCGCCGTGGTGGTGATCCCCGCGGACTTCTCCGAGGACCTCGCCACGCTCGGCACCCCGGAAGCGACCTCGGCGATCCTCGAGGTCACCACCGACGACGCCAGCGGCCAGATCAACGCCCTGGTGGCCACCGCCGTCGCCGAGGCGTCCAGCTCCACCATGGGCGGCGACCTCGCCGCGCAGTACCTCGACGGCCTCTACCTCGGCTTCAACGACCTCCACAGCGGCTTCTCCGATGCCGCCGACGGCGCCCGCGAGCTCGCCGACGGCACCTCCGCGCTCGACGACGGCGCGCAGGAGCTCGCCGGCGGCACGCGGGAGCTCGCCGACGGCAGCGCCGAGGCGGCCGACGGTGCGCGCGAGTTCTCCGGCGGGGTGTGGTCCCTCGCCGACGGCACCTGGCAGGCGGCCGACGGCACCCGGGAGCTCGCCGACGGGCTCGACGACCTCGCCGACGGCACCGATGAGCTCGCCGGCGGCGTCTCCGGGCTCCAGCAGGGCATGCGCGGCACCGCGGACCAGCCCGGCCTGGTGGACGGCGCGCAGCAGCTCGCCGACGGCGTCGAGGGCGACGGCACCGCCGCGAACCCCGGACTTGCCGCGGGCGCCGACCAGCTCGCCGATGGCCTGGAGCAGGTCGCCGACGGCGTGGAGCGCACCGGCGGCGCGGTCTCCGGGGACGGCACCGCCGAGAACCCGGGCCTGCTGCCCACGGCGCGCAGCGTCGCCCAGGGCACCGAGGAGCTGGGCCAGGGTGCGCAGGAGGCCGCGGACGGCCTGAACGGCACCGCGCAGCAGCCCGGCCTCGTCCAGGCCGCGGACGGCGTGGTCGGCTACGCGGAGGGCGTGGACCAGACCGCCGCCGGGCTCGACGCGATCGTGGACGGGGACGGCACGGCGGAGAACCCCGGCATGAGCGCCCTCTCCGGCTCGCTCGAGGAGTCCGCCTGCGCGCTCGCCGAGCGGTACCCGGAGGATCCGCAGGCGCAGGCCGCCTGCCAGCAGGCCACCGGCATGTCCGGCTACGTCGGTGGGGTGGACGAGGCCGCCGGCGGCCTGCACACCGTCGTCGACGGGGACGGCACCGACGAGAACCCGGGCCTGATGGCCACCGCGCAGGGCGTGGGCGACGGCGCCCGGACCGCCGCGGACGGCGTCCAGCAGCTCGCCGACGGCGTCAACGGCACCGAGGACTCCCCCGGCCTGGTCCAGGGCACCCAGGGCGTGGTCACCTACGCCGAGGGCCTCGACACCGCCTTCGACGGCGACGGCAGCGCCGAGAACCCGGGCCTCGTCGCGGCCACCGGGCAGCTCGCCGAGGGCGCCCGCTCCAGCGCCGACGGCGCCGCCCAGCTGACCGACGGCGTGACCGGGCTGCGCGACGGCCTGGTCCAGTACGCCGACGGCGTGGACCAGCTCGCCGACGGCGCGGACCAGCTCGCCGAGGGGACCCGGGCCGCGGCCGACGGCGCCGACGAGCTCGCCGACGGCACCGGGGCCCTGGCCTCCGGCGCGGACGAGCTCGGCACCGGCGCGGACCGGCTCGCCGACGGCTCCCGCCAGCTCGCCGACGGCACCTCGGAGCTGGCCGACGGCACCGAGGAGCTCGCCGACGGCACCGGCGAGCTCGCGGACGGCGGCGACGAGCTGGCCGACGGGCTGCGCGAGGGCGCCGACGAGATCCCCACCTACTCGGAGTCCGAGCGCACCCGCATGGGCGAGATGGCCGCCTCCCCCGTCGGCACCGAGGTGCAGCGGCAGAACGAGGCGGACGGCGCGGACACCGCGACCTTCCCCTTCGTCACCGCGCTGGCGCTGTGGCTGGGCGCCTTCGCCTCCTTCCTGCTGCTGCCGGCGCTGCGCCGTGCGCTGCTGGACCGGGCGCTGCCGATGTGGCGGGTGGTGCTGCGCTCCCTCGCCCCGGCGCTGCTGATCGCGGTGGTGCAGGCGGTGGCGGCGCTGGCCCTGCTCACCGGCATCGGCATCGCGCCCGTCTCCCCGCTCGCGGTGGGACTGGTGGCGCTCGCCGGGGCGGTCATGTTCGCCGCCCTGCACCAGGCGCTGCTGACGGTGCTGGGCGCGCGGATCGGCCGGATCGCCTCGATCGTGCTGATGGTGCTGCAGGTGGTGACCCTGGTGGGGATCGTGCCGGTGGAGACGGCGCCGGCCCTGCTGCAGGACGTGGGCGCGCTGATGCCGCTGTCGATCGTCACCCAGGGGCTGGTGCACGCCGCACTCGGCGGCACCCTGGTGAGCACCTCCAGCACCCTGCTGTCGATCCTCGCCTGGGCGGCGATCTCGCTGCTGCTCACCCTGGTCGCCTCGCGCGGGGCGCGGCGGGCGGACCGCTCCGAGCACGTGGGGGCGAGGGCCCTGCCGGCCACGGCCTGA
- a CDS encoding NAD(P)-dependent alcohol dehydrogenase, producing the protein MRALMLHEKGRMSIEEVEAPGAPGPGEVRIAMHTVGICASDVHYWTDGKIGPFVVEAPMILGHEGAGTVLEVGEGVTGLAAGDRVVMEPGVPDPTSRAVKEGHYNVDPGVEFWATPPVHGCLAEEVLHPAAYTYKLPESMSFAEGALIEPFAVGMFAATKAEISPGDVAAVIGAGTIGIMTALAALAGGASRVFISDVLPEKLALLDGIDGITTVDATAQDLGEAVREATGGWGPQVVFEATGAAPVYRSLWALPAPGGRIVLVGMPVDPVPFDIATAQSRGISLETVFRYANVHQKAIDLAASDAVDLSPFVSETFAFDDSVQAFERFLEGRPTDVKIQITL; encoded by the coding sequence ATGCGCGCGCTGATGCTGCACGAGAAGGGCCGGATGTCGATCGAGGAGGTCGAGGCGCCCGGCGCTCCCGGCCCCGGCGAGGTGCGGATCGCGATGCACACCGTGGGCATCTGCGCCTCGGACGTGCACTACTGGACCGACGGGAAGATCGGCCCGTTCGTGGTCGAGGCGCCGATGATCCTCGGCCATGAGGGCGCCGGCACGGTCCTCGAGGTGGGCGAGGGCGTCACCGGCCTCGCGGCCGGGGACCGCGTCGTCATGGAGCCGGGCGTGCCCGATCCCACCTCCCGCGCCGTCAAGGAGGGCCACTACAACGTGGACCCGGGCGTCGAGTTCTGGGCCACCCCGCCCGTGCACGGCTGCCTCGCCGAGGAGGTGCTCCACCCTGCCGCCTACACGTACAAGCTGCCGGAGTCGATGAGCTTCGCCGAGGGTGCCCTCATCGAGCCCTTCGCGGTGGGGATGTTCGCCGCGACCAAGGCGGAGATCTCCCCCGGCGACGTCGCCGCCGTGATCGGTGCGGGCACCATCGGGATCATGACCGCGCTCGCCGCGCTCGCCGGCGGTGCGAGCCGCGTGTTCATCTCCGACGTGCTGCCGGAGAAGCTCGCGCTGCTGGACGGGATCGACGGGATCACCACGGTGGACGCGACCGCGCAGGACCTCGGCGAGGCGGTGCGCGAGGCGACCGGCGGCTGGGGCCCGCAGGTGGTGTTCGAGGCGACCGGCGCCGCGCCCGTGTACCGGAGCCTGTGGGCGCTGCCCGCACCGGGCGGGCGGATCGTGCTGGTGGGCATGCCGGTGGACCCGGTGCCGTTCGACATCGCCACCGCCCAGAGCCGCGGCATCTCGCTGGAGACCGTGTTCCGCTACGCGAACGTGCACCAGAAGGCGATCGACCTCGCCGCGAGCGACGCCGTGGACCTCTCCCCCTTCGTCTCCGAGACCTTCGCCTTCGACGACTCGGTCCAGGCGTTCGAGCGCTTCCTCGAGGGGCGGCCGACGGACGTGAAGATCCAGATCACGCTGTGA
- a CDS encoding Y-family DNA polymerase: MAAPVTAAAPAPATARATRTVAVTVPDWPLVAALDHHQRRGEETPSPEPAAPPAPADAPVLLLDRHRVTHVTAAAREAGAAAGMTRRAARAACPEALVLEADREHESALFELVAAAVDTIAAGVDVLRPGVLLMAARGPARHQGGEGPLAERILDAVAELTGWDCTVGIADGPFAALLASPPGRIVREGRSGEYLAPHPIGALAQAPVGPGWGHRGQPSAARPERRLELAETVDLLQRLGITTLGDLAALPSAAVADRFGPDVATLHLLARGEEPAPPAMHHPTQPLLAETTLETPLVRTDQAAFIARPLAEQLHAQLVERGLVCTRLRIVARTEGGEERERTWRHDGALSVADVVDRIRWQCDGWITRARLGGPGTGAITRIGLHPLQLAPAGENAPALWGSAGEAAQRASRALARAQGLAGEEAVQVPVLTGGRLLAEEAILVPWRSERPARREGPWPGSLPRPVPATVFREPPAVRLEDAAGRPVVVTARGLLSGAPTRLLVPAPGAPALQRAGLRAGSGHPVLAHAAPVVLDERWWARDGRRAARLQLVVQAASSEEVAVLALSRAGEWTLEGVYD; this comes from the coding sequence ATGGCCGCTCCCGTCACGGCCGCCGCTCCGGCTCCCGCCACCGCCCGCGCCACCCGCACCGTCGCCGTGACCGTGCCGGACTGGCCGCTGGTGGCGGCGCTGGACCACCACCAGCGGCGTGGCGAGGAGACGCCCTCGCCGGAGCCCGCCGCCCCGCCCGCTCCCGCCGACGCGCCCGTGCTGCTGCTGGACCGGCACCGCGTCACCCATGTCACCGCCGCGGCCCGGGAGGCGGGGGCCGCGGCCGGGATGACGCGCCGCGCCGCCCGTGCCGCCTGCCCCGAGGCGCTCGTGCTGGAGGCCGATCGTGAGCACGAGTCCGCGCTGTTCGAGCTGGTCGCCGCCGCGGTGGACACGATCGCCGCCGGGGTGGACGTGCTGCGCCCCGGGGTGCTGCTGATGGCCGCCCGCGGCCCGGCCCGCCACCAGGGCGGGGAGGGGCCGCTCGCGGAGCGGATCCTGGACGCGGTCGCGGAGCTCACCGGCTGGGACTGCACGGTGGGCATCGCCGACGGCCCCTTCGCCGCCCTGCTCGCCTCCCCGCCCGGGCGGATCGTGCGCGAGGGCCGCAGCGGCGAGTACCTCGCCCCGCACCCGATCGGCGCGCTCGCGCAGGCGCCCGTCGGCCCCGGCTGGGGGCACCGCGGCCAGCCCTCCGCCGCCCGGCCGGAGCGTCGGCTGGAGCTCGCCGAGACCGTCGACCTGCTGCAGCGGCTGGGGATCACCACCCTCGGGGACCTCGCCGCACTGCCGTCGGCCGCGGTCGCGGACCGCTTCGGGCCGGACGTGGCGACCCTGCACCTGCTGGCCCGCGGCGAGGAGCCGGCCCCGCCCGCGATGCACCATCCCACCCAGCCGCTGCTGGCCGAGACCACGCTGGAGACCCCGCTGGTGCGCACCGACCAGGCCGCCTTCATCGCCCGGCCGCTGGCCGAGCAGCTGCACGCCCAGCTGGTGGAGCGGGGCCTGGTGTGCACCAGGCTGCGGATCGTGGCCCGCACCGAGGGCGGGGAGGAGAGGGAGCGCACCTGGCGGCACGACGGGGCGCTGAGCGTCGCCGACGTGGTGGACCGCATCCGCTGGCAGTGCGACGGCTGGATCACCCGGGCGCGGCTCGGGGGTCCCGGCACCGGGGCGATCACCCGGATCGGTCTGCATCCGCTGCAGCTGGCGCCGGCGGGCGAGAACGCCCCGGCCCTGTGGGGCAGCGCGGGGGAGGCGGCCCAGCGGGCCTCCCGGGCGCTCGCCCGCGCCCAGGGCCTGGCGGGAGAGGAGGCGGTGCAGGTCCCCGTGCTCACCGGCGGGCGGCTGCTCGCCGAGGAGGCGATCCTCGTGCCCTGGCGCAGCGAGAGGCCCGCACGGCGCGAGGGCCCGTGGCCCGGCTCCCTGCCGCGCCCGGTGCCCGCCACCGTGTTCCGCGAGCCGCCGGCGGTACGGCTCGAGGACGCCGCGGGCCGACCCGTCGTGGTCACCGCCCGCGGCCTGCTAAGCGGCGCGCCGACCCGCCTGCTCGTCCCCGCCCCGGGGGCGCCGGCGCTGCAGCGTGCCGGGCTGCGCGCCGGCTCCGGCCACCCGGTGCTCGCCCATGCCGCCCCCGTCGTGCTCGACGAGCGCTGGTGGGCGCGGGACGGCCGACGGGCCGCGCGCCTGCAGCTCGTGGTGCAGGCGGCGAGCTCCGAGGAGGTCGCCGTGCTCGCCCTGTCCCGGGCGGGCGAGTGGACGCTGGAGGGGGTCTATGACTAG
- a CDS encoding error-prone DNA polymerase — translation MAGWFLGPPAWKDLEAILSDRPAELVSPPITVEHTGKAAEDGYRPARHVDYAELHAHSHFSFLDGASSPEDMAAQAARLGLGALALVDHDGLPGVVRAARAAAEAGIDLVVGAELTLGLEPGAEEAGTTPVLSAPRTGVPDPDGEHLLVLVRDETGYRRLSAAIARAHLDSGQKAAPRYRLAELSRIAREGHWLILTGCRKGAVTRAASAHLAGGDLEAAAQAAARQIARLVELFGPGNVAVELIAGGGGEADELHDALAQGARLVREAHGLDEISLPLVASTNAHYARPADKRLADAHAALRAGVALADADPYLSSRPAHLRSGEEMAQLLPRYPGAIAQAARLGRDCALDLRLLAPDLPPFPVPAGHDEASWLRELVEIEGRERYGPRPAPERPEQVPGAWAQIDHELRVITDLHFPGYFLIVHEIIDFCAGEGILAQGRGSAANSAVCYALGITAVEPVGHHLLFERFLAPERDGPPDIDIDIASDRREEVIQHVYQRYGREYAAQVANVITYRAKLAVRDAARALGYDPGAQDAFSRRIERSFSSLAEADVPADVVELAQQLRDAPRHLGIHSGGMVLCDRPVIEVCPVQWAAMADRSVLQWDKDDCADAGLVKFDLLGLGMLTALDHALSLVAEHHGQHFELRTLPQEDEAVYDMLCAGDSIGVFQVESRAQISTLPRLRPRCFYDLVVEVALIRPGPIQGGSVHPYIRRRTGEEPVTFLHPALETSLGRTLGIPLFQEQLMQMVVDVADFTPAQADQLRRAMGAKRSTQKMLDLSDALFTGMARHGITGEDAEAIHRKLLAFANYGFPESHAYSFAYLVYASSYLKCHYPAAFTAALLRAQPMGFYSPQSLVADARRHGVLTRGPDVLASRARTDLETDAEHRGYRIEEPGEQVQGERAAHGPAIRLGLDQVRGIGTELAEAIVAERERGGPFASIPDLARRVTLTARQLEALATAGALDALASSRRQALWAAGAAAQESPHTLPHLAVGAQAPMLPGMSDAELATADAWATGITLDEHPMALVRARLTADGVLSIEGTRAAEDGSRLRVGGVITHRQRPATAGNVTFLSLEDETGILNVVCSQGFWVRHRALLRTARAVVLRGIVENRTGAVNLVADDVAPLDLAAAGRSRDFR, via the coding sequence ATGGCCGGATGGTTCCTGGGCCCGCCCGCGTGGAAGGACCTCGAGGCGATCCTCTCGGACCGCCCCGCCGAGCTGGTCTCCCCGCCGATCACCGTCGAGCACACCGGGAAGGCGGCCGAGGACGGCTACCGGCCCGCCCGGCACGTCGACTACGCGGAGCTGCACGCCCACTCGCACTTCAGCTTCCTCGACGGCGCCTCGAGCCCCGAGGACATGGCCGCGCAGGCGGCCCGCCTCGGGCTCGGCGCGCTCGCGCTGGTGGACCACGACGGGCTGCCCGGGGTGGTGCGGGCGGCGAGGGCCGCGGCCGAGGCCGGGATCGACCTGGTGGTCGGGGCGGAGCTGACCCTCGGCCTCGAGCCCGGGGCCGAGGAGGCCGGGACCACGCCCGTCCTCTCCGCGCCCCGCACCGGCGTGCCCGACCCGGACGGGGAGCACCTGTTGGTGCTCGTCAGGGATGAGACCGGGTACCGCCGCCTCTCCGCCGCGATCGCCCGCGCCCACCTGGACAGCGGGCAGAAGGCCGCGCCCCGCTACCGCCTCGCCGAGCTGTCGCGCATCGCACGGGAGGGGCACTGGCTGATCCTCACCGGCTGCCGCAAGGGCGCCGTGACCCGCGCCGCGAGCGCGCATCTGGCCGGCGGGGACCTGGAGGCGGCGGCGCAGGCCGCGGCGCGGCAGATCGCGCGCCTGGTGGAGCTGTTCGGGCCCGGGAACGTGGCCGTGGAGCTGATCGCCGGCGGCGGGGGAGAGGCGGACGAGCTCCACGACGCGCTCGCCCAGGGCGCGCGCCTGGTGCGCGAGGCGCACGGCCTGGACGAGATCTCGCTGCCGCTGGTGGCGAGCACGAACGCGCACTACGCCCGCCCGGCGGACAAGCGCCTCGCGGACGCCCACGCCGCCCTGCGCGCCGGGGTGGCGCTGGCCGACGCCGACCCGTACCTGTCCTCCCGGCCCGCGCACCTGCGCAGCGGGGAGGAGATGGCGCAGCTGCTGCCCCGCTACCCGGGCGCGATCGCGCAGGCGGCGCGGCTGGGACGGGACTGCGCCCTGGACCTGCGCCTGCTCGCCCCGGACCTGCCGCCCTTCCCCGTCCCCGCCGGGCACGACGAGGCCAGCTGGCTGCGGGAGCTGGTGGAGATCGAGGGGCGCGAGCGGTACGGGCCGCGCCCCGCCCCGGAGAGACCCGAGCAGGTGCCCGGGGCGTGGGCGCAGATCGACCACGAGCTGCGGGTCATCACCGATCTGCACTTCCCCGGCTACTTCCTCATCGTCCACGAGATCATCGACTTCTGCGCCGGGGAGGGGATCCTCGCGCAGGGGCGCGGCTCCGCGGCGAACAGCGCCGTCTGCTACGCGCTGGGGATCACGGCGGTCGAGCCGGTGGGCCACCACCTGCTGTTCGAGCGCTTCCTCGCCCCGGAGCGGGACGGCCCGCCGGACATCGACATCGACATCGCCTCCGACCGCCGCGAGGAGGTGATCCAGCACGTCTACCAGCGGTACGGGCGGGAGTACGCCGCGCAGGTCGCCAACGTCATCACCTACCGGGCGAAGCTCGCGGTGCGCGACGCCGCCCGCGCGCTCGGCTACGACCCCGGCGCGCAGGACGCCTTCTCCCGACGGATCGAGCGCTCCTTCTCCTCCCTGGCCGAGGCGGACGTCCCCGCCGACGTGGTCGAGCTCGCCCAGCAGCTGCGCGACGCACCACGCCACCTGGGCATCCACTCCGGCGGGATGGTGCTGTGCGATCGCCCGGTGATCGAGGTGTGCCCGGTGCAGTGGGCGGCGATGGCGGACCGCTCCGTGCTGCAGTGGGACAAGGACGACTGCGCCGACGCGGGTCTGGTGAAGTTCGACCTGCTGGGGCTGGGGATGCTCACGGCGCTGGACCATGCGCTGAGCCTCGTCGCCGAGCACCACGGCCAGCACTTCGAGCTGCGCACCCTGCCGCAGGAGGACGAGGCGGTGTACGACATGCTGTGCGCCGGGGACAGCATCGGCGTGTTCCAGGTGGAGTCCCGGGCGCAGATCTCCACCCTGCCGCGGCTGCGGCCGCGCTGCTTCTACGACCTGGTGGTGGAGGTGGCGCTGATCCGTCCCGGCCCCATCCAGGGCGGCAGCGTGCACCCGTACATCCGCCGCCGCACGGGCGAGGAGCCGGTCACCTTCCTCCACCCGGCGCTGGAGACGTCCCTGGGCCGCACGCTCGGGATCCCGCTGTTCCAGGAGCAGCTGATGCAGATGGTGGTCGACGTCGCGGACTTCACCCCCGCCCAGGCGGACCAGCTGCGGCGGGCGATGGGCGCCAAGCGCTCCACCCAGAAGATGCTGGATCTCTCCGATGCGCTGTTCACGGGGATGGCCCGTCACGGCATCACCGGGGAGGACGCGGAGGCGATCCACCGCAAGCTGCTCGCCTTCGCCAACTACGGCTTCCCCGAGTCGCACGCCTACTCCTTCGCGTACCTCGTCTACGCGAGCTCGTACCTGAAGTGCCACTACCCGGCCGCGTTCACCGCCGCGCTGCTGCGCGCCCAGCCGATGGGCTTCTACTCGCCGCAGTCGCTGGTGGCCGATGCGCGCCGCCACGGCGTGCTCACCCGCGGCCCGGACGTGCTGGCCTCCCGCGCCCGCACCGACCTGGAGACCGACGCCGAGCACCGCGGGTACCGGATCGAGGAGCCGGGGGAGCAGGTGCAGGGGGAGCGGGCCGCGCACGGCCCCGCGATCCGGCTGGGCCTGGACCAGGTGCGCGGCATCGGCACCGAGCTCGCGGAGGCGATCGTGGCCGAGCGGGAGCGCGGCGGGCCCTTCGCCTCGATCCCGGACCTCGCGCGGCGGGTGACGCTGACCGCCCGGCAGCTGGAGGCGCTCGCCACCGCCGGGGCGCTGGACGCCCTGGCGAGCTCGCGGCGGCAGGCGCTGTGGGCCGCGGGCGCCGCCGCCCAGGAGTCCCCGCACACCCTGCCGCATCTCGCGGTGGGTGCGCAGGCGCCGATGCTGCCGGGGATGAGCGACGCCGAGCTCGCCACCGCGGACGCCTGGGCCACCGGGATCACCCTGGACGAGCACCCGATGGCGCTGGTGCGCGCGCGGCTCACGGCCGACGGGGTGCTCTCGATCGAGGGCACCCGTGCGGCGGAGGACGGCTCCCGGCTCCGCGTGGGCGGCGTGATCACGCACCGCCAGCGCCCCGCGACCGCCGGGAACGTCACCTTCCTCAGCCTCGAGGACGAGACCGGGATCCTCAACGTGGTCTGCTCCCAGGGGTTCTGGGTGCGGCACCGCGCTCTGCTGCGCACCGCCCGGGCGGTGGTGCTGCGCGGCATCGTGGAGAACCGCACCGGCGCGGTGAACCTCGTCGCCGACGACGTCGCGCCCCTGGACCTCGCCGCGGCGGGCCGGTCCCGGGACTTCCGCTGA